The Deinococcus depolymerans DNA window GAAACGGCCCGTGTCGAGGGACAGGGGCGCGGGTTGCTGGGCGGTCTGTTCGGCAATGTCGAGCAGCTCTCCGGTCGCCTGGGCACGGCGCTGGGCGGCAGCGGCGCGAGTGCCGGCCGCCTGCTGGCCCTGCTCACCCCGATGGTACTGGCGGTCCTGGGCCGCCGCGCCCGTAACGGCAACCTGGGCGCAGCGGGCCTCAGCGGCCTGCTGGGCGGCATGGGTGGCAGTCTGGCCGGGCTGCTCCCCGCGGGCCTGAGCAGCCTCGGCGCACTTCTCGGTGCGGGAGGCGCGGCGGGCGTGGCGGCCGCCACGGGCCCGGGAGCTGTGCGGGCCAGCGTGCCGCCGGTCGCTCCGGCCGCACCCGCGCCGCCGGTCACCCCGGAACGCGAGCGGCGCGGCGGGTTCCCCTGGTGGATCATTCCGCTGCTGTTGCTGCTGCTGCTGGGCGGCTGCTGGCTGGTGAACCGTCAGTCCGCGGACACGGCCGGCCCGGCCCCGGTCACGGACGGAACGGCGAGCATCCTGGTCACCAACCCGTCCTCCGACGCGAACCTGCCGCCCCAGCCGTTCACCATGAGCGGCACCGGACCGGCGGGCGAGACCCTGACCATCCAGGACGAGGGACAGGAGGTGGGGACCGCCACGGTGGACGGGAACGGCAAGTGGAGCGCGGAACTGCCCGCCCCGACCGTGGGCGAGCACACCTACACCGTGAACAGCGGCCCGGTCCGCAGCGAATTCAAGGTGAACGTCGCGGGCGAAGCCCCGGCGGACGCGGGCACGACCGGGACCGCTTCTACCGGGACGGCCGCGACCCCGGCCGCCTTCGGCATCAGCGCCCCCACGGCTGACCAGAAACTCCCGGCGGGTGGCTTCACCATGAACGGCACCGGCAAGCCCGGCGAGGAACTCGAACTGTTCGAGGACGGCACCAGCCTCGGCAAGATCACCGTCGGTGAGGACGGCACCTGGACGTTCGACGTTCCCAGTCCGACCGCCGGCGCTCACACCTACTCGGTCAAGGGCCCGGACGGCGCGGAACTCGGTCAGGTCAGCGCGTCCATCGCGGCGGCCGCCGCCGGCGCCAGTGCCGCAAACTGCACCAAGAACTACACCCTCAGCATCACGGACGGCCAGACCGTCAGTGAACCCTTCCGTTTTGGCGGGGTCGGGAAGGGGACGGGGTACAGCGTGACCGTCAAGCGCGGTGCCCGCACCATCGGGACCAAGGACATCCCGCTGGACGCCACCTGCGGCTGGAGTTACCAGAGCAAACCCGGCGCGGGCACCATCTCCTACGAGGTGCGTCCCCTGGGTGACGCTGCCGCCGCGCCGCTCAGCAAGGTGACGCTCACGGTCAAGAAGTAATACGGACTCCGATTGAATGGCTTACAAGGCCGTTCAATCCGAGCGAAGCGAGTGGGAGAAAACCGGGTTCCGGACGTGGAGTTAACAGATCGGTGATGTTCCGATCTGTCAACGAAACAAACGGAATCCGTATAAGTGCCCCCGGAACCGGGCGCCCGCCGTCAGCGGGGCAGGTTCCGGTCGGTGCAGCAGCCTCCGGAGCCGCCTGGGAACGTCCCGGGCGACTCCGGAGGTTGCCGTGTGACCCGGCGGAGGCGCTCAGCGGCTGACGCTCCAGATGCCCGCGAAGTCCGCCAGTTGCGTGCTGCGGTCCGCGCTGGCGTAGGCGCTGATGCTGCCGTCCAGGTACAGGGCGTCCGGGCAGCCCAGCGTGTCCCGGAAGAACAGCGCGAACGTGTAGAAGTTCACCGGCCCGGCACTGACGGCAAAACGGACCTGCCCGTCCCGGCAGACGCCCACCCCGCTGCGCAACTTGAACGACAGGCTGTCGCGGTTGAAGGCCGGGTGAATCCTGCCGCCCTGCAGCAGCAGCGGCCCGGACTGCGTGGCGAAGGTGGGGTGCAGGTCGAGTGCGGCGTAGCGGCGCGTCTCGGTCACTCCGACCTGCCGGCCCTTCACCCAGAACACGCCGTTGGGCAGCAGGGCGAAATTCCCGCCGCGGCGGGCCAGGTTCAGCGGCACCAGCGTCTG harbors:
- a CDS encoding DUF937 domain-containing protein, which encodes MNITDLIQSFFGSEGAARLGQAAGLDPSSAQRALGIGLPLQLDALADHAATPEGPAQIAEAIENLPRFDSVQDALNAPDGAQNLQQAGELLGSVLLGSRSGGVAQAVAGQAGVPAGQAQQLMGMALPLLLSVLGQRGVNAGNLSSVLGGLKGGLGGLLGAGAGAALGGAVHAVTPPTPGGNPVPAPTVSPVGAPSMDGPALGAPALSPEGTLDFLKEQFGGETAERIGGAAGFTGSAARRATQAALPLVLNALVQKGRTEAGATDLLNLSRPFETLTTGDGHLNTGVLNDAAETARVEGQGRGLLGGLFGNVEQLSGRLGTALGGSGASAGRLLALLTPMVLAVLGRRARNGNLGAAGLSGLLGGMGGSLAGLLPAGLSSLGALLGAGGAAGVAAATGPGAVRASVPPVAPAAPAPPVTPERERRGGFPWWIIPLLLLLLLGGCWLVNRQSADTAGPAPVTDGTASILVTNPSSDANLPPQPFTMSGTGPAGETLTIQDEGQEVGTATVDGNGKWSAELPAPTVGEHTYTVNSGPVRSEFKVNVAGEAPADAGTTGTASTGTAATPAAFGISAPTADQKLPAGGFTMNGTGKPGEELELFEDGTSLGKITVGEDGTWTFDVPSPTAGAHTYSVKGPDGAELGQVSASIAAAAAGASAANCTKNYTLSITDGQTVSEPFRFGGVGKGTGYSVTVKRGARTIGTKDIPLDATCGWSYQSKPGAGTISYEVRPLGDAAAAPLSKVTLTVKK
- a CDS encoding phosphodiester glycosidase family protein; protein product: MARPDARVSIRLHLPAALLLGLLSSPAPAMKVAPVVAGGTLYTVATIQPGSDRLELHWLNPTTRAPYATFTELRARLRKEGRTLTFATNSGIYAPGLKPLGLHVENGQTLVPLNLARRGGNFALLPNGVFWVKGRQVGVTETRRYAALDLHPTFATQSGPLLLQGGRIHPAFNRDSLSFKLRSGVGVCRDGQVRFAVSAGPVNFYTFALFFRDTLGCPDALYLDGSISAYASADRSTQLADFAGIWSVSR